The region ATTCAGTCCCTTAAGGCAAGCATCACCAAAAATGGCTCCAGCATATCTGCATAAAGAAAACAAGACTACCTAGTCGAGCAAAAAAAAGCGACTAAAATCTTAGTTCTTCCATTTTATGACCATACAATTGAAAGGAAAACCTAATACCTAAGCCATTGACAATGTTGCTGAACCGTTTCCAGCCTTAGCTTCCACAACTTCAGTGCCTCCATCTTGCATTCGTTTTGTGAGAACCTTGATATCCCCCTCAGCCAAATTGGCTTTTGGTGTGGcctaaaaagtaataataataaaatgcaacTAGAAATTAGAAGACTACGATAAGTAAAAAATGGAAGGAGTACAATAGTGTTATGCATTAGATACATTTTGATGTTAAACAAAATCAATGATAAGAAGGGTAATGAGAAGAAGGAAGTACTTGAGAAAATAGTGGGAGAATGGTTATTCCGGCACGACCACCAACAACCGGGACATTGACATCTGCACGCAAATGAAAAAACTTACTCAACAGAAAGTTCCTCCTATAATCCAAAGTTTCTTATGCTATGACGCACTTTGGACAAAAAAGATTTTCATAAAGGAGAAAAGAAATCTACTTAAAACACTTGATTTCTGGGCCACCTCAACTAAGAATTTTGCTTATTCTTCAGAACAACAGTTCTAAAAAAAGGTGTGATGGAAGAGAGGTGAACTAGTTATTTCCTTTGTTCTCCCCCTTTATAGCAGTATTTTCCAGGCAATGAGGTTGTTATAAGAGGCCTTCGATAAGCATAGAATTGAACAAACCTGCAACTTTTATTTTTGCCTTCTCAGCGTAGAAAGTCTTAGCCGTAACTACATCAAGGGTAGTTACGCCAAACAGCTTTTTTTCATCATATGTCCCTGCCTTCTTGAAAACCTCAGCTGCAATTGGAACGGTTGAATTGACAGGGTTGCTAATCATATTGACAAGTGCCTGTGCCATAAATTCAGTTCATCAAAGAAAAACTTGGCAAAAAAGAAAACATTATACTTAGAAAAAGGTCACATCAGAATAAAAACAATTCTTTGAAGTTAAACAGCATCTTTTGATTGTTGGAATTGTATGATAACCAGTTTAACTTATTAAAATTCTCCCATCACTTCCACAGTTATCACATTTTGGTAAGGTAAATTTTAATAGTTGTATAAAAGAAATAGGGCAAAACTTATAAAACACTTAGAAGCATCAAGGATCcataataaaatgttttttttttctctgattAACAGAAAAAGGATAGACACTCACAGTGGGGCAATACTTTAGCAATAGCAGAACATAGACCCTTGACAATTCCTGCATTGATGTTGAAAAGATCATCACGACTCATACCAGGCTTTCTTGGCACCCGGCAGGAATGATGACCAGATCACATCCGTCCAAAGCTTTCTCCAATTGCTCTTCACCAACATATCCGGCAACCTGAAGTAAAGCCAAGAAAAATATAATGTATACAAGGCTCGTTGAAATAAATAGGAATCACAGTGTGAATGCAGATGGAAATCCAGAAGAAAGAGTGACCAGCAGGAAAACAGAGCagataaattaaatcaaattaattggTGAATGAGCTGAGATTAAAGACAAATTAGTAAAAAGATGGAAGCCATTACCAACTTGAGAAAGGATTAAAAAGTAATCagtaatccatatatatatataaaacatttgaataaatgtatagactaattaaattaaactaagctGTACCAAGCTGATATTCTTAGCACAGTCATATAAATTTCTGAAGAGATTAAAACAAACATATAATCACATTGCAGTCAAATTTCTCATAAACAAGGAATTCAATCCAGAACTGTGAATTTGAAACTCTAACTCCTTAAATCCTATTAAGAAAAAAAGCAAAATCTAGTAACCGAGCCAAACCAAAAGACATACAAATACACATtatgcaaaaaaataaagaaaagttacTTTTCAAAATAGAAAATCACTCAATTTCAATCAGGTGATTAATGCATtacatataacatgtacaaaagCATAATAGCAAAGCcaaatttcaatagaaaaaaaattaaatcaatgaaTATAAACCGCCATCTCCGAAATATTAGATCATTTCAAAActtttcttgaaacaaattacaAAAATGATCGCATTTATCAGCAATTATTTTCAGTACCAAAACAATTACATCATAAGAATCagataaaaaaaagtaatgaaAAACTATCTCGGAACAAGCTTAAAACAGTGATTTCACATTTTGAAATTCAAtctaaaaaatcacattttcaaaTAAGAAATGAGTTTTTGTTTTGGACCTCAGCTCGGGAATTGACGTGGCTGACATCAGCGGCAACGCCAGGGGTGTTAGCGATATCATAGAGAGCAAGTTGAGAAACAAGGGGGTTAAGCTTCATGAGGAGAGCTAAGGGCTGACCGATCCCTCCGGCTGCGCCTAAGACGGCGACTTTCCGGGCGGAACGGGTTCAGTGGCATATCCTCGGCGTATGAGGGGCTTTCCGGCGGCCGATCGAGCTACAGATCGAAACATTTTTGCGGAGAGTGGGAGGAAAAAGAGACGTTGTATTAGAAGGTTTTTGTATTAATACTGAAGTTAACTATTTTTTACTATACCACTTTTTACTGTTTCAcgagttgaaaaatgaaaaatgaaaactcTAATCAAATAATTTCAAATGTTACAAATTTGTGAATTAAAATCTAAACAACTCATTTTTCTGATCTTCAACACTGATCGATGAGTCTAAACTATATTATTCTACTCATCGATGAGTACTAATCTACCATACCCAACGTCAAATTATCGCTTGAAGCTCGCTAGCCAGGctttttaaaaaagaaacttaACAACCCAACggcttaaaataaaatattatgaataatacagtgacttaaatgaaaatttttaaatagttcagcgacctttttataattttttgagattgagtgaccaaaacataaactcaCTAATACTTCATAAAATTGGGTATAATTACCCTTTTcttcttttaaatatatttttttaaaatttttattggattatgttattagataaattaatttctttttatttaggtttagttttaaaaaaaaaggtttatggTGTAAATTACCATCGTAATATAAGaatatgaataaatttattaCTCTGTGTTTGGAATTAGCCAttgaactttaaattttaattaaattttccatcaaaattttttttaaataaaaatttctcattagatattgattttaattatttgaaaacaaaatataatgggaaaaattatttcaaatatcttattttaatagtcaacattaagttaatttataaatttattaaaaattacaaattaacttcaaatttatatttaatggaAGGAattcttgatttttaaaaatataaaatattaatttattttattttttataaataaaatttttataaatatttgatattatgttaattaattattaaataaaatattttaattttttattaaatttaacttaaattgatttaaattatatttgaatagtaaaatttaataaaaaaatcaaaatttaatgtcaaaactcaattaaataaaattgaagtgGTGAAATTCAATATAGAGTTAAAGCATAATGGTAAATTTACCTTTAGTTTAAAAGTATAATGACAAATATCAATAAAACTAAAACGGAGTGGTAAATTTACATATTAACCCCAAAAAAATTGggttatattttttcaattttattgggTTTGAGTTTGTATGATTGGACTTGgttgatttaatataaattatatcatatatatttttataaaatttaaaattaattatatttaaaatagttttaaagtATCAATAGTAAGTTAAGTAAGTAAGGCAGTCCTATAATGAGATTCAATAATCACTAATCGATAAACGAAATTGCAAAAAATTGATTATACAACTGACTTAACAACTTAaatcatttcaatcaaaatcGATTTAATCGAATTGGTTGATCGAGTTAATTAAACCAGCTCTCTTTATTCACATCATATTCGAGATGacattaatatcaaaattaacaaatttatgaATCTAATTAGAGAAATTTTACGTgtccaataaaaaaatattattaaatattatcgTAAAATTGTTAGATTAGAAAAacaattttatatgttataaattaacaaaaaaaaatcaatagttAAAATTAACGTGCTCACGAGCAATTAGATTATCTTCACAAAATCAGAAGCAGGCAAGAGTCTTGGCgaggatgagaaaattattttatagtccctttccaaatatataatatttaatttagtactttacaaatttaattcttttgaaaaattaataaaaattttaccttttgacCCGGTCTCTAAACAAAATTTCTGGTTTGATCtacacttcttccaaaattttggAAATCAAATCTAGATAAATTATTGAACTAAATTGAAGCATTTACTTACCATATATCTGGTTTTATTCAGAGATTGAAATAAACATTTTTATGAAAACTAATATATCTCCCTTGCAGGAATCCTGCAAATCAACCATGGCGAACATACGACGAACTCCACCGATACACTGTTTTTTATACATCAGAAACTTTAATGATTAATCAAAGAACTAAGCATCTTTCTTCCTTGATTTTCAATGGCCATAAGGTTATTTCTACTTTGCTGGAAATtggattaaataatttaatacattacagattaaaccaaacataaaacatcaacaTTCAAAACGATGGAACGACACCATAGTCTGTTTCCGCCATGAAACCAGCAGGACCAACAGCGAAAGAAGAGTTATTGAACATGTGATCAACATCATCGTTGTGGGTTTCTGTTCTTTTAGCAAATCGACCTTTGATTCTTGGTCTTGATTCAGCGTAAGCCTTTCTTGAAGCGTATCGTATTGTCTTCTCGAATTTCCtgttctttctcttctctttgtaCCTTAAAACCCTAGCTTCTCGATCGATTGAACCACCCACTTGTGTTGCGTGGTAATTCCCATCTGGAACTGTTCCTACTTCAAGCGACGATGATGAAacctgaaattttttatttttttaattttcgtttaatttatgaaaaatttgcAGCAATTGAAGAaaatggatttgaattttgaagtATTTACGCTATGACTGAGAGATGATTGAGTTTGATAGCTGAAAGTATCGAAACAGCTTCCATCGTTGATCAGTGGAATGACTGGTTTTGGAGTTTGAACTGGAACAACGCTATCCATGGCGGCATCATGAAGATGTTGAGATGAATTCGGGTACCCGAAATCGATAAACCGATCCATTTCTGTGAAAAAAAAATCCCCTTTGTTagattcaatttcttgtttaCAATTAGTACCATTATGATCCGTCGTCGGCACAAGGAAGCTAAAAGGGGAAGATTTGACGATGGAATCAGCGGAGTCGTAGAAAGGTTCGATGGGTACACGTTCGTGACGGCGAGCCAGTGGGTTCGCTGAATGGATATCGGCGTCGCAAGTGACACAAAGAGCCGCCGCGTCGGCTTTACAAGTGACAGCCGCCGGAGCTTGTTCGCAAACTTCACACATAGACACCCTTTCGTGACCGGAATGGAAATTGGAATcacaattcaagcataaaaagACCCAATCAGTACGACAAAAGATAGCTGCCGCCGATGATTTACATGCGTCGCATGTCTTAGCCGCGACAGCCATGGCGGCGGCCCCCCAACCTCCTGGAATGATCGTGCCGCCGCTTATTTCGATTCCCATAATCGCGAATCAAATCAAAGcaatggaaataaaaaaatattatgtttggatCAAACGTGGAGGGTTTGAAGTGTTTGTTATTGATTTTGGGGTTGGAGATGGGATTTTTGGGTATCTATTCTACTGAAGGAGGGACACGTGGAATTATATAGGCCATGAAATAAAGTTAGGACGAAAATATTTGGGGGATTTTAATAATGTTTGGGTCAAGTTGCTGTCGTTTGTCTGTGCCGACATGGGCCCAACCGGAAAGATGATAACGACCGCCAGTTTTCATCCTTTCTCAACCGGACCACCCTTTTTTGTTCTCATCGATttatattaacatactttatgttTGTTCAAGTTCAAACTCGActgaaatttaagcttaaaattttgtccaaactttcTCATACTCGCAAAAGACTAACCTAAACTCATTTTTAGGCTCGcccatattattttaatatttaataatttaatatattttatttattaaaattttttatatagtcactttaatattattttaatatttacattagagtagtattatatatttagtatatttttatttttgtaatgtgttctaaattatataatatataaacatgatataaagaattataaatttaaaacagGTCGGGCCAGGCTCGAGCCTTGAATGTTTAAGCTTGAgcccaacccatattttaaacaggcttaattttttttgtccaagcttaTTTTTCGGGCataatatttttgcccaaaccctctcaaATTTCGGGCGAACCTTCgggcctagacgggtaatccaatATATGAACAGGTCTAATCCAAATTGATATACTaattgattttcaatttaatcgATCAATTCAATTCGATTGTAATAATCTTGGTTTTCATGAGATGATCTGGAtccaagaatataaaaaaaattataaaactaatacAAGTTTCAAATTATTCGGtaaattaatttatatgaaaatattattaattaaatcacTAATAAAAGACTTAATACATAATTCAGTATCTAAGTTTGACATTTTTTCTAATATGGCACCCGTGTTATTTTTAGGTTCAATCTGGTGTTTGTATCTGACAAATATTCCGGTACCTAAAGATCACAAcgttaattttttagtgtttaattcaggttttaaaacatgaattaaaatcACATATTGTATTAgcaattaattttcatcaaatcaaccctaaaactcgaatttaaatactaaatagttaatattgttacttctgagtaccaaaatatataatttttgtcaaattaGTCCAAAAAAATGACACAGATAccatattagaaaaaaaatcaaatttgagtACCTAATTATAGAATAACT is a window of Gossypium hirsutum isolate 1008001.06 chromosome D08, Gossypium_hirsutum_v2.1, whole genome shotgun sequence DNA encoding:
- the LOC107920546 gene encoding zinc finger protein CONSTANS-LIKE 5-like; translated protein: MGIEISGGTIIPGGWGAAAMAVAAKTCDACKSSAAAIFCRTDWVFLCLNCDSNFHSGHERVSMCEVCEQAPAAVTCKADAAALCVTCDADIHSANPLARRHERVPIEPFYDSADSIVKSSPFSFLVPTTDHNGTNCKQEIESNKGDFFFTEMDRFIDFGYPNSSQHLHDAAMDSVVPVQTPKPVIPLINDGSCFDTFSYQTQSSLSHSVSSSSLEVGTVPDGNYHATQVGGSIDREARVLRYKEKRKNRKFEKTIRYASRKAYAESRPRIKGRFAKRTETHNDDVDHMFNNSSFAVGPAGFMAETDYGVVPSF